The Lactuca sativa cultivar Salinas chromosome 2, Lsat_Salinas_v11, whole genome shotgun sequence genome includes a window with the following:
- the LOC111898993 gene encoding dnaJ homolog subfamily C GRV2 isoform X2, whose protein sequence is MSLVVEWRRRSDMLERMMKAHKSAFPVWGSETLEVVPLSMKAIGWQGGSILALETLKRVVVARNRAWDVLVAQGLRSVIMLCI, encoded by the exons ATGTCTCTAGTTGTTGAATGGCGGAGAAGATCAG ATATGCTGGAGAGAATGATGAAAGCACATAAAAGTGCTTTCCCAGTGTGGGGATCCGAGACTCTTGAG GTGGTTCCATTGTCAATGAAAGCTATTGGATGGCAAGGAGGAAGTATACTAGCCCTTGAGACACTAAAACGTGTGGTGGTTGCTAGAAATAGGGCATGGGATGTACTTGTTGCACAAGGTCTTAGGTCAGTAATCATGTTGTGTATCTAA